From a region of the Thalassospira sp. TSL5-1 genome:
- a CDS encoding acetyl-CoA C-acyltransferase, translating into MTTDSIVIVSCARTPMGGLLGDFASLTATELGGVAIKAALERGKVAADDIDEVIMGNVLPAGQGQAPARQAAWNAGIPRAAGATTINKMCGSGMKAAMLTHDLLLAGSATAMVVGGMESMTNAPFLLPNMRGGNKYGHSQVYDHMALDGLEDAYEKGRSMGTFAESTADKYGFTREAQDDYAIASLTRAKEAITSGQFADEITPVTVSTRKGDVVIDTDEQPPKASPEKIPTLRPAFRKDGTVTAAHSASISDGAAALVMMRESEAEKRGLKPLARVRAHATHSQEPCWFTTAPIDAIRKVLAKTGWDAQDVDLWEINEAFAVVAMATMHDLGLDHGKVNVNGGACALGHPIGATGARLLVTLIHALKARGGRKGVASLCIGGGEATAMALELI; encoded by the coding sequence ATGACTACTGATTCCATCGTGATTGTTTCCTGCGCGCGCACCCCGATGGGGGGATTGCTGGGCGATTTTGCAAGCCTGACGGCAACCGAACTGGGCGGTGTTGCCATCAAGGCCGCCCTGGAACGCGGCAAGGTTGCCGCCGATGATATTGATGAAGTGATTATGGGCAATGTGCTGCCTGCAGGCCAGGGGCAGGCTCCTGCCCGACAGGCGGCGTGGAATGCTGGTATTCCCCGGGCTGCTGGTGCCACCACGATTAACAAAATGTGCGGGTCGGGCATGAAGGCGGCGATGCTGACCCATGATTTGTTGCTGGCGGGCAGTGCCACGGCAATGGTGGTGGGCGGTATGGAAAGCATGACCAATGCGCCCTTCCTGCTGCCCAACATGCGCGGCGGCAACAAATATGGTCATTCGCAGGTCTATGACCATATGGCGCTGGATGGGTTGGAAGATGCCTATGAAAAGGGCCGTTCGATGGGCACCTTTGCCGAAAGTACCGCCGATAAATATGGTTTTACCCGCGAGGCCCAGGATGACTATGCCATTGCATCCCTGACCCGTGCAAAGGAGGCCATTACATCCGGCCAGTTTGCCGATGAAATTACCCCGGTAACGGTTTCAACCCGCAAGGGCGATGTGGTGATTGATACCGACGAACAACCGCCCAAGGCCAGCCCGGAAAAGATTCCGACTTTGCGGCCCGCCTTTCGCAAGGATGGCACGGTGACGGCGGCGCATTCGGCCTCGATCTCGGACGGGGCGGCGGCTTTGGTGATGATGCGCGAAAGCGAGGCAGAAAAACGCGGCCTTAAACCGCTGGCGCGTGTGCGGGCCCATGCCACCCATTCGCAGGAACCCTGCTGGTTTACCACAGCACCGATTGATGCCATTCGCAAGGTTCTGGCGAAAACCGGCTGGGATGCGCAGGATGTTGATTTATGGGAAATCAACGAGGCCTTTGCCGTGGTGGCAATGGCGACGATGCACGATTTGGGCCTTGATCATGGCAAGGTCAATGTCAATGGCGGGGCCTGTGCGCTGGGCCATCCGATTGGTGCGACGGGTGCGCGGTTGCTGGTTACATTGATCCATGCGCTTAAGGCGCGCGGCGGGCGCAAAGGTGTTGCCTCGCTATGTATTGGCGGCGGGGAAGCAACCGCAATGGCGCTGGAGTTGATCTAG
- a CDS encoding isovaleryl-CoA dehydrogenase: MAFVEFPGLRFDLGETAEAIRETVSAFAEAEIAPRAAEIDAKNEFPSDLWRKFGELGLLGMTVPEDDGGTGLGYLEHVVAMEEISRASASVALSYGAHSNLCVNQIRRNASAEQKARYLPKLISGEHIGALAMSEPGAGSDVVSMKLRAEKKGDHYILNGNKMWITNGPDADTLVVYAKTDASAGPKGITAFIIEKGFKGFSTAQKLDKLGMRGSNTCELVFQDCEVPEENVLGHLNGGVRVLMSGLDYERAVLAAGPTGIMRACMDVVVPYIHERKQFGQAIGEFQLMQGKMADMYTTMNACRAYVYEVAKACDRGETSRKDAAGVILYAAEKATWMALEAIQTLGGNGYINEYPTGRLLRDAKLYEIGAGTSEIRRMLIGRELFGETA; the protein is encoded by the coding sequence ATGGCATTTGTTGAATTTCCCGGTTTGAGATTTGATCTTGGCGAGACCGCCGAAGCCATTCGCGAAACGGTGTCGGCCTTTGCCGAAGCCGAAATCGCCCCGCGTGCGGCCGAGATTGACGCAAAAAATGAATTTCCCAGCGACCTTTGGCGCAAGTTTGGCGAGCTTGGGCTGCTCGGCATGACGGTGCCGGAGGACGATGGCGGCACCGGCCTTGGCTATCTCGAACATGTGGTGGCGATGGAAGAAATCAGCCGCGCCTCGGCCTCGGTCGCGCTGTCTTACGGGGCGCATTCCAATTTGTGTGTTAATCAGATCCGCCGTAATGCCAGTGCAGAGCAAAAGGCCCGCTACCTGCCGAAATTGATCAGCGGGGAGCATATCGGTGCCCTTGCCATGAGCGAACCCGGTGCTGGCTCCGACGTGGTGTCGATGAAATTGCGGGCGGAAAAAAAGGGCGATCATTATATCCTGAATGGTAATAAAATGTGGATCACCAACGGCCCGGATGCCGATACCCTGGTGGTTTATGCCAAAACCGATGCGTCCGCCGGGCCCAAAGGCATTACCGCCTTTATCATTGAAAAGGGCTTCAAGGGTTTTTCAACCGCGCAAAAACTCGACAAACTGGGGATGCGCGGGTCCAATACCTGCGAGCTGGTGTTTCAGGATTGCGAAGTGCCCGAGGAAAATGTGCTGGGCCATTTGAATGGCGGCGTGCGCGTGTTGATGAGCGGCCTTGATTACGAACGTGCCGTGCTGGCCGCTGGCCCCACCGGCATCATGCGGGCCTGCATGGATGTGGTGGTACCCTATATTCACGAGCGTAAACAGTTTGGTCAGGCGATTGGCGAATTTCAGCTAATGCAGGGCAAAATGGCCGATATGTACACCACCATGAATGCCTGCCGCGCCTATGTATACGAGGTTGCCAAGGCCTGTGATCGCGGTGAAACATCGCGCAAGGATGCCGCCGGCGTGATTTTATATGCCGCCGAAAAGGCCACCTGGATGGCGCTGGAAGCCATCCAGACCCTCGGCGGTAACGGCTATATCAACGAATATCCGACGGGCCGGTTGCTGCGTGATGCCAAACTTTATGAAATCGGTGCGGGCACCAGCGAAATTCGCCGCATGCTGATTGGCCGCGAGCTTTTTGGTGAAACGGCATAA
- a CDS encoding acyl-CoA dehydrogenase — translation MRLEDYQIMVRDTAREFAENELKPHAAKWDIHHSFPAEAIAGLGELGFMGMLVPETYGGAGMDHVAYALALEEIAAGDGATSTIMSVHNSVGCMPILKFGTEAQKQEFLVPMAQGEKIGVFCLTEPQAGSDASSLKTRAVRDGSDWVLNGAKQFITSGREGDVAIVFAVTDPAAGKRGISAFIVPTDTPGYVVSRTEDKLGQNASDTCQITFVDCRVPAENMLGEEGQGYKIALANLEGGRIGIAAQSVGMARAAFDAARDYANERETFGKKIIEHQAVAFRLADMATKIDAARLLVHRAAALRDDGNPCLTEACMAKLFASEVAEEVCSKAIQIHGGYGYLKDFPVERIYRDVRVCQIYEGTSDIQRMVIARALAD, via the coding sequence ATGCGGTTGGAAGATTATCAGATCATGGTGCGCGATACCGCGCGGGAATTTGCCGAAAACGAGCTTAAACCCCACGCCGCCAAATGGGACATTCATCACAGCTTTCCCGCCGAAGCCATTGCCGGGTTGGGCGAGCTGGGTTTTATGGGCATGCTGGTGCCCGAAACCTATGGCGGGGCGGGCATGGACCATGTGGCCTATGCCCTGGCGCTCGAGGAAATTGCCGCAGGCGATGGGGCGACCTCCACCATTATGTCGGTCCATAATTCCGTCGGTTGCATGCCGATCCTGAAATTTGGCACCGAGGCCCAGAAACAGGAATTTCTGGTGCCAATGGCGCAGGGTGAGAAAATTGGGGTTTTCTGCCTGACCGAACCCCAGGCCGGGTCCGATGCCAGTTCCCTTAAAACCCGCGCCGTGCGTGACGGCAGCGACTGGGTTTTGAACGGGGCGAAGCAATTCATTACATCCGGTCGTGAAGGCGATGTGGCGATTGTTTTTGCCGTAACCGACCCGGCGGCGGGCAAGCGCGGCATTTCCGCCTTTATCGTGCCCACCGATACACCGGGTTATGTTGTCTCCCGAACGGAGGACAAGTTGGGGCAAAATGCCTCTGATACCTGCCAGATCACCTTTGTTGATTGCCGTGTTCCGGCGGAAAACATGCTGGGTGAGGAAGGGCAGGGCTATAAAATTGCCCTGGCGAATTTGGAAGGCGGGCGCATTGGCATTGCCGCGCAATCGGTGGGCATGGCGCGCGCCGCCTTTGATGCCGCGCGGGATTACGCCAATGAACGCGAAACCTTTGGCAAAAAGATTATCGAACATCAGGCCGTTGCCTTTCGCCTGGCCGATATGGCGACCAAAATTGATGCTGCGCGTCTTTTGGTCCATCGCGCCGCCGCCTTGCGCGATGATGGCAACCCCTGCCTGACCGAAGCCTGCATGGCAAAGCTATTTGCCTCCGAAGTGGCGGAGGAAGTGTGCTCCAAAGCCATCCAGATCCACGGTGGTTATGGCTACCTTAAGGACTTCCCGGTCGAACGTATTTACCGTGATGTCCGCGTGTGCCAGATTTACGAAGGTACGTCCGACATCCAGCGCATGGTGATTGCGCGCGCCCTGGCCGATTGA
- a CDS encoding PaaI family thioesterase has protein sequence MTAFEPLNPDYDAEVRRRFAQQPYNLSLGASVDKVAPGRVEIVMPARADLVQHNGYFHGGAIAGLADIAGGFAGWSLVAADQGMLTVEYKLNIVAPGLGEQLRAVGEVVSRGRSIIVTRIDVFGEADGQASLCTTALQTLKVMRLPPELLAGTA, from the coding sequence ATGACCGCGTTTGAACCGCTTAATCCTGATTATGATGCCGAAGTGCGCCGTCGTTTTGCCCAGCAGCCCTATAATCTCTCATTGGGGGCATCGGTGGACAAGGTTGCGCCCGGCCGGGTGGAAATTGTCATGCCCGCGCGGGCTGATCTGGTGCAGCATAATGGCTATTTTCACGGCGGGGCGATTGCCGGGCTGGCCGATATTGCCGGGGGTTTTGCCGGATGGAGCCTGGTTGCCGCCGACCAGGGCATGCTGACGGTGGAATATAAGCTCAATATCGTGGCACCGGGACTTGGCGAACAATTGCGCGCCGTGGGCGAGGTGGTGTCGCGCGGGCGGTCCATTATCGTGACAAGGATTGATGTTTTTGGCGAGGCCGACGGGCAGGCCAGCTTATGCACAACCGCCTTGCAAACCCTGAAAGTCATGCGTTTGCCACCGGAGCTTTTGGCCGGGACGGCATAG
- a CDS encoding TRAP transporter large permease, whose protein sequence is MTPSLALLASFAVLLFMGAPIAVALGFAGVVGIYLGLDVYALATVGTNTYNGIAKYPLIAIPLFILTGMIFERSGVARGLVEFAGALVGPRRGGLAVVAVLVCMMMGGMSGSGPADAAAVAMVMIPSMMKAGYPREFSASVIAAGASTAILIPPSVALIIYSIIVPGVDLRALFAGGIIPGLLAGLAIIIPVVLLSRKHDFGALETRSQSALLPAFMHALPGLLAPVIILGGLRSGLFTPTEAAVVAVAYGLLIGMFVYRTIRLRDLYQLFVDSAVTSGVIMLIITLAGIFAWAGMTLGTFDMVANAILGLSTNEHVVLALIMVVLLLAGMVLDGVSIYLIMLPILMPIMQEFGWSTVWFGVVMAMNIAIGQFTPPVAVNLMVTTRIAGVPLEKSVSWSLWLVLSMAIAMTLVIMFPALVTWLPDLLGYRT, encoded by the coding sequence ATGACCCCCAGTCTTGCGCTGCTGGCATCCTTTGCCGTTTTGCTGTTTATGGGCGCCCCCATTGCGGTTGCCCTGGGTTTTGCCGGGGTGGTGGGCATTTATCTGGGGCTTGATGTCTATGCCCTGGCAACGGTGGGCACCAATACCTATAACGGCATTGCCAAATATCCGCTGATTGCCATTCCCCTGTTTATCCTGACCGGTATGATTTTCGAGCGATCGGGCGTTGCCAGGGGGCTGGTGGAATTTGCTGGTGCCCTGGTGGGGCCACGGCGCGGCGGGCTGGCGGTTGTTGCCGTGCTGGTCTGCATGATGATGGGCGGCATGTCCGGCTCTGGTCCGGCGGATGCGGCAGCCGTGGCAATGGTAATGATCCCGTCGATGATGAAGGCCGGTTATCCGCGCGAATTTTCCGCCAGTGTGATTGCTGCCGGGGCCTCGACCGCGATTTTGATCCCGCCCTCGGTCGCATTGATCATTTATTCGATCATCGTGCCGGGTGTGGACCTGCGCGCCCTGTTTGCAGGCGGCATCATTCCCGGTTTGCTGGCTGGTTTGGCAATTATCATTCCGGTCGTGCTGCTCTCGCGCAAGCATGATTTTGGCGCGCTGGAAACCCGCAGCCAGTCCGCGCTGTTGCCTGCTTTCATGCACGCCTTGCCGGGGCTTTTGGCCCCCGTGATCATTCTGGGCGGTTTGCGTTCCGGCCTGTTCACCCCGACCGAGGCCGCCGTGGTCGCCGTGGCCTATGGCCTGTTGATTGGCATGTTTGTCTATCGCACCATTCGCCTGCGCGATTTGTATCAGTTGTTTGTCGATTCCGCCGTAACCTCAGGCGTGATCATGCTGATCATTACCCTGGCCGGTATTTTTGCCTGGGCCGGGATGACGCTGGGCACGTTTGATATGGTGGCAAATGCCATTTTGGGCCTCTCAACCAACGAACATGTTGTGCTGGCCCTGATCATGGTGGTGCTGCTTCTGGCCGGAATGGTGCTCGATGGGGTGTCGATTTATCTGATCATGCTGCCCATCCTGATGCCGATCATGCAGGAATTTGGCTGGAGCACGGTGTGGTTTGGTGTGGTCATGGCGATGAATATCGCGATTGGCCAGTTCACCCCGCCCGTCGCGGTGAATTTGATGGTGACAACCCGCATCGCCGGTGTGCCGCTGGAAAAATCGGTGAGCTGGAGCTTGTGGCTGGTCCTGTCAATGGCGATTGCCATGACCCTGGTGATCATGTTCCCCGCCCTTGTCACCTGGCTGCCCGACCTTTTGGGCTATCGGACCTGA
- a CDS encoding carbonic anhydrase translates to MAKSTVERMLAGFKSFKAMYYEQRPERVTDLMNMGQRPEVLLIACSDSRVDPAILTNAEPGEMFVIRNVANLVPPYEPDENYHGTSSAIEFAVRDLKVRDIVILGHSACGGIQALVEHGEAGKVPERDFIGEWVSMAKCCLEHGPDVDRVSRHSVRNSLQNLMTFPYIQDRVATGDLNLHGWWFGMKEGILWRYDAATDEFVQGEE, encoded by the coding sequence ATGGCGAAAAGCACTGTCGAGCGGATGCTGGCCGGTTTCAAAAGTTTCAAGGCGATGTATTACGAACAGCGCCCTGAACGCGTGACCGACCTGATGAATATGGGTCAGAGGCCCGAAGTGCTTTTGATTGCGTGCTCTGATTCTCGTGTGGACCCGGCGATTTTGACCAATGCCGAACCCGGCGAGATGTTTGTCATTCGTAACGTTGCCAATCTGGTGCCACCTTACGAGCCTGACGAAAACTATCACGGGACGTCCTCGGCCATCGAGTTTGCGGTGCGGGACCTTAAGGTTCGCGATATCGTTATTCTCGGCCATTCGGCCTGTGGCGGTATTCAGGCCCTGGTGGAGCATGGCGAAGCGGGCAAGGTGCCGGAGCGCGATTTTATTGGCGAATGGGTCAGCATGGCGAAATGCTGCCTGGAACACGGACCGGATGTAGACAGGGTATCGCGTCATTCGGTCCGTAATTCGCTGCAAAACCTGATGACATTTCCCTACATTCAGGACCGTGTTGCCACCGGAGATTTGAACCTGCATGGCTGGTGGTTCGGCATGAAAGAAGGGATTTTGTGGCGTTATGACGCCGCAACGGATGAATTTGTTCAGGGCGAAGAATAA